A window from Solidesulfovibrio sp. encodes these proteins:
- the atpE gene encoding ATP synthase F0 subunit C, whose product MRKAFMTIFSTAALLALASVAFAADTAGAMGAIGTISWATAIGMGLAAAGCGLGQGLGLKAACEGTARNPEAGGKITVTLILGLAFIESLAIYALVVCLILLFAHPFAKIITG is encoded by the coding sequence ATGCGTAAGGCTTTCATGACCATCTTCTCGACCGCCGCCCTGCTGGCCCTGGCCTCCGTCGCGTTCGCCGCCGACACCGCCGGCGCCATGGGCGCCATCGGCACCATCTCCTGGGCCACCGCCATCGGCATGGGCCTGGCCGCCGCCGGCTGCGGTCTTGGTCAGGGTCTGGGCCTCAAGGCCGCCTGCGAAGGCACCGCCCGCAATCCCGAGGCTGGCGGCAAGATCACCGTCACCCTGATCCTTGGTCTGGCCTTCATCGAATCCCTGGCCATTTACGCCCTGGTCGTCTGCCTGATCCTGCTCTTCGCCCACCCGTTCGCGAAGATCATCACCGGCTAA